CGCTTTTTCCAGCATCTTACCTCAGCAGTTATCTTTATCATGGGTATTGGCATTGCTATTTATTCGGTCCCCTCACTCAGGGCATTATCAGTATCACTTTTTGCAGGTGCAGGGATCTTAGCGATTATTGTTGGTTTTGCCTCCCAACAGGTATTTGCAAATGTTGTTAGTGGTATTTTTATTACTATTTTCAAACCCTTCCGTGTTGGTGATCGGATTAGAGTTGGTCCTGAGGTGAAGGGCATTGTGGAGGACATTAATCTTCGTCATGTTGTTGTTCGGGATATTGAAACCAAGCGTATTATTATTGTTCCGAATACCCTCATCAGTTCTCAGAATGTTGAGAATGCAACTCTTGGCAGCCAAAAACTCTGTAATATCATTGATTTCTCCGTGAGCTATGATACGCATCTTGATAAAGCCATGAAGATCATGGAAGAGGAAGCATTAAAACACCCAAGCCATATTGATAATAGAACTCATGATGAAGTCACAAAAAAAGAGCCCATTGTTCCAGTTCGAGTTATTGGTTTAACTGATTCTGGCATTACACTCCGTACATGGGTCTGGGCAGCAGATCCTGAAACTGGGTTTACCATGTCTTGTGACTTATACAAGAACATCAAAGAACGCTTTGATAGCGCAGGCATCGAAATTCCGTATCCTCATCGAACTATTGTTTATAAAAATGCGAGGATGAAAAACACATGATTGATCTTTTTTACCTTGATGGAGAGTTGAAGCGTGCTGATCTTAAAGATCTTGCCACACTGAAGGATAAAAAACTCTGGCTTGATGTTACTGCAATTACCAAAGACGAGGCAGAACAGCTCAAAAATATCCTGCAACTCCATCCCTTAACTGTTGAGGATCTTGTCAAGCAGAATACGCGTATTAAGATTGAGGAATTTCCTGATTATTTGCTGTGTGTTTTTTACGGACTTCGGAAGAATCGTTCTGTGGAACTTGTTGAACTTGATATTGTTATTAACCAGACTTTTCTGATTACCAACCATCTCAATGAAATTCCTTCTTTTACCCGTTTGAAAAATGCCCCAGATCAACTCGAGCCGCTGTTAACAAAAGGACCAGATTTCTTACTTCATAAAATTCTTGATATGGAGATTGATAATTTTTTTCCTGTACTTGAAGAACTTGATGATCAAATTGAACAGATCGAAGAACTCGTCACAAAAAAACCAGAACCAGTATTACTTACCAAGATACTTCAATTGAAGCGAAAAATTGTCCTTATCAAAAAGGTTGTTATCCCCCAACGTGAAAAGCTCTCATTTCTCGCGAAAAACGAATACCGTTTTATTACCAAAAAAGCACTTCCCTATTTCCGTGATGTCTATGACCATTCTATTCGGGTTGCAGATACGGTTGATAATTACCGCGAAGCCATCGGCAGCACCTTTGATGCCTATCTTTCAGCAACCTCTCATAATTTGAATGAGATCATGAAAGTCTTGAGTATTATTGCAACGATTGCACTGCCCTTAACTGTCATTTCAGGAATCTATGGTACGAATTTTGTCGTGCTTCCTGGAGCAAATACATCGTATGGATTTTGGGTAATGGTGGGTGCTATGGCCTTGCTTGTTACGTTTATGATCTCTCTCTTCAGAAAGCGCGGCTGGTTTTGAGTTTTCTCTGAATTTCTATTGATGTCCTTTCTCTTTCTGTCTGTTTTCAATCAGATACCCAAAGCCGGTGGTAATGACCGGAATCATGATATAGGTTAGACCAATGTCCATAACATATTGAGAAAAGGGCATTTTCATCGGTCCTTGCATAAAGAACAACAAGTCAATCACAATGTTTATAGCAAGCCAAACTATGCCGAGAACAAATCCTTCTTGAAGAAATTTCTTAGTTACTGTTCTGAAATAAAGATTTGCAAAAAGCACCACGCTTATCGTTAAGCCAACAGGCATTATTGATTCAAAAAGAATACGGTTTGACTCGTGAATGGGAAAAATCAAAAATGCAATCACAAAAGGAATTAACCAGACCAAGAATCCATACATCAACATTTGTTTTATTGATTTCATTTTATTCCACCTCAATGGGCTATAATCATTTTTTGACCCGATTCCCTACCTTTAGTGTGTGAAAGGAGATTAAGTTTATTAATCTACTTGAATTCCCTAACTGATATAAGGGGATGTTTTTTTCTGGGGCAAAAAATGTCTGAAATGAGTAATCAGCAATCACCGGATAAATGGTGGTTATGGATGCGGAATAGTGGATTTGGCGGGTCTGCACCATTTTTGACATTAGAAATACACCGAGTAAATGCACTTGCCGGTGCTGAGTATGAGAAGATGTTTGGTACCACTATTGGAGCTTTTCATCATTGGAAGAGTGGAACATCTAAAAAATATTTCAGAACACGAGATGTAGATGTATTCGGGGCAAGTTTCTTAGAACAACTTGCAAGAAACCCAAATGTAGTTGGAGAATGGCAAACAGAAACTGAGCGAAGAGGGACAGAGCTTGTTCGTTTGGCAGATTGTATGGGAGATACAGATCTAGTAGGATTATCTCCTTCAGAATTATTGCAGGTATTTACTGATGTGACTGATGCTTACTGGAGGTTGGGAGTTCATTCTTCAATGCCAATATTTGGTGGACGCGCATTGCAAAATCTTTTGGAGCCAGAGCTTTTTACACGAATTTCTGAGTTAGGATTAAGTCCTAGTGATTTTGGGGAATTCTATACCTCCTTGACTTCTGGGAGCTATGTATCTTGGCCTAAGCGAGAGGAACAAGTGTTACGAGCAATGGCTGAAGAGATAAAGGTAAATGGTGTTGATGTAAGAAACCTTCCGCCAGAATATCAGGCAAGGCTAGAGCAACATGCAGCACAATTTGATTGGATTCCTTACAAATGGATTGGCCCTACCTGGGGAGTTGAAGACTTCCAAGGAAGGTTAGAGAAGATGGTTCTTGGAGAGCAAAAACCATCTTCTCAGAGAATGACTAGAGCAGAGGCAGCAGAAGCTTTACGTTTAGAGCCAGAGAAACTAGCATTGTATGATGCACTTGCAGCAATGGGTGATCTTAAGGAAAGAAAAGGTAACTTTATGTCACGAGCCGCATATCAGCTTAGTAAATTCAGGGCTGAAATGGTGCGGAGGTTTGATCTAAGCGAGCGAATGACTGCTTTAATGCTTTCAAATGATTACAAACAGTTGATGGTAACTGGAGAGATAGACAGAGATGCTATTCTAGCCAGGCAAAATGCATTCTTATGGCACGCAGAAGATGGTGTTGAACACCTTTACACGGGTCAAGAAGCATTGCAGATAATGGCTGCTGAATTCGCGTGGCAGGAAGCTGCTAAAGCAAAGACTGAGTATGAAGGCACTCCCGTATTCCCGGGCAAGGTTGTTGGTTTTGCGCGAAGGATTTTGAGGTATGAAACAGACCATGAAAAATTTAAGAAAGGAGATGTCTTAATTGCCTATAGGACAACCCCTCATTATGTGCCTTTGATGGATATGGCAAGTGCAGCCATTACCTCAGAAGGTGGAGTAAGCCAACATGCTTCACAGATTGCAAGGGAGCATGAGATTCCTTGTATCGTAGGAGTTCCCGAGATTATTGAGGGTGTAGAAGATGGACAGCCATTGTGTGTTGATGCAGGTAGAGGGAAAATTGAAAAGATTACGATGGAAGCATATGAAAGCCTGAGATCACCTGAAAAAGCTACGCCTTATATTCACATAGTAAGAAGGGATTTAGCAAGAGTACCTGGCCAGGATATTTTATGGCTTGAAGAAGCATCTCACAGAGAACCAGATAGAAAGTTAGTTGGGAATAAGGCAGCAAATCAAGCAATTATGTACAGAATGTTTAATGTTCCGAAAGGATTTGTAGCAACAACGGCATTTTATTACCAATTCCTGCAAGAAACGGGTATTCTAGGTAAGTTAAGTGCACTGCCAAATTTAATTGAGAGAGCACAAGCAGACAAAGCACAATTGGAGTCTATCTCTGGTGATTATGTGCAGATGATTATCGGTGCAAAGGTGCATGGTTTTTTTGATAGCGTCAGAAAAGCATATCATGTTCTCGATGTGCCTAGTTCAATTACAAGGTCCAGCGGAATTTATGAAGATAGCAGAATGGTGCATGGAAGAGGGAGTTCATTTGCTGGCATATTTGAGACCTATCTAAATCATAGAACAGCGGACCAAATGGTTGAGGGAATTAAAAAATGTTGGGCAAGCTTATTTTCGCCAAGAGCATTATCATACAGCGTAAAGTTTGGCTTTGACCCATCAAGTAACCAAATGGGTGTTTTAGTACAGGACATGAAAAATGGTATTTCTTCTGGTGTGATGTACACCGGAGTAGAAGGAGAATATACACTGATTGAAGCTTGTGAAGGATTATGTGGTCCATTAGTCGCTGGAGACATAACTCCTGCACTATATGTTCTTGATAAAAATTTGGAGTTGGCTTACGTCAAACCAGGCCATCAGAGAGCGGCAGAGTATATCGATACTGACGGTAGATATAGAAAAAGACCAGTAACAAACCAGATGCCATTGAGAGATAAAGATTTGTTTGAACTTGGTATGATTGGAAGAAAAACCCAGAGCAGCTTTGGTGCTCCACAAGATATGGAATGGACCATAACTGATTTAGTTTATGTAACCCAGAATAGAGATTTGACAGTAATGCCAATGCTTCCCGTAGGAGTGAAAAAATGAAATGGGTTCCTTTTTTGAACAGAGACATGACTGTATTATTTGAATACTTTGCCCAGAGAGCAGGAGTGGAATACCTAGCAGATACTTTAAAGTTGCCAGGATTTGCATTAACTGGCAGAAAAATTGATCATCAAGAAATATACCATGATGCCCAAGAACTGGAAGAATTTAGTGCACGGGTAAAGGCGGGTGGCCAGGATTACCTTGATTTCATTGTAAGTGCTTGTGAAAACCAGTGTAATGCTTTAATTGCCGTAGGAAAAGAATCAGGGGCACTTCCAGCAATGGATGCCTTTGATAGATATTGTGTTGAACAAACTAAGTTAATGACGTTTTTACCTTTATTCCCAGGAGTCGTTGATCCATGCACCACAGAACAGCTAGATACTATAGTTAAAAAGTATGTAACTCCAGATATACCCGTAGCAAAGCTTGCAGAGATACTGCAAAAGCCATCCAAACCTTATATGGTAACACAAGAAGAGATGGCAAGATACCAATTAGGCGCTCTTATCCAAGGGGATTCAGCACTTGAAGATGCTTTCCTGACATCGAATGAAACAGCGAAAGTTGCCTTAGAAGACCAACCTACATTACATGCTGCATTATTGCAGCATATCACTACATTTGGATGGGTAGGAACAAGACATTTCAAAGGAGATTCCTGGTCGCTGGATGATGTAATCAATAGAATCAGGAGAGTGCTTGACAAGGATTGTGCAAAGGAATATGATGCTGCACGAGCGAATCTTCACCATATTGAGGAAGATATTGAAGCAACTTACGAGCAGCTCACGTTTACTGAAGAAGATAAACGAATTGTCCGAACAATCAGAGACTGCATTTATTTGAGGGCACAGAGAAAAGATGCAATGAGTGAAGCTAAGTTCTATATGCAATGGGCGTTTGATGAGATTGCACAACAGGCAGGCCTTGATGCGCCAGACTTAGTCTACTTGATACCTGGTGAGATTAAGGACGCATTTGCACACCCGGAAAAATCACTAGAATATCGAGCAGAGATTGACAAGCGAAAGAAAGGCTTTGCTTTAATTACGTATGATGGTGTCACACGAATATTCACCGACGAATATACCATTCTTCATTCTCAGGGAAATGGCAACGGAAAGGTAACAGGAACACCTACTTTCCCGGGCGAAGTGACAGCTCAAGCGAGAAAGATTATGGCTAAGAGCGAGATAGAGTCAACGCAACCTGGCGAAATTGTCGTCACCCCTACAACCTCTCCAGATTATATAGTAATCATCGATAAAATAGTTGGAATTATTACTGATGAGGGTGGTGTAACCTGCCATGCTGCTCAACTAAGCAAAGAATATAAGATTCCTTGTATAGTAGGAACTGGTAATGCGACGCGGGTTTTCCAAACCGGTGACCAACTTTACTTGGATGCTACAAAAGGTTTTGCGATGATAAAACAAAATGACCGGTAAAAAAATATTAGTGTGGGACAGCTCGGGTACAATGACCCATTCTCTCCCAGAGAGATTTATCATTTGTGCTGATGCTTTTTTGACAGTGCACCCAGACACTGACTTGCAGATAACTCCGGGTAACCAAATAGTTACCGCAAGCGAGTATGCTGCAAAGATGGCACAAATGAAAGAGCAATATGCAAGGTTTGAACGATTGAACCCGTTTGTTCAGAAAGGTAAGGATGGATATGCAATCCTTGAAGCAATGCGAAGAGGGAAAGACGCACAAATAGAGACAGAAGCTCAATTCAAGGCTTTCAAGAAAGGACTTGATGAAGGAATACAGGATGTATTCTATGAGGCATTTCAAAACATAAGAAGGAATATCAAGGAAAGAGATACAGAAGCATGGTATGGATTGCAGCCAGCATTCCCAGGGATACCTGAAGCTGTAAGGCATATGCATGAAGCAGAACTTTGAGATGGACAATATGTCATAACAGCAAAGGAAGCTGCACTTGTAGTTGCTCTGGTTGATAGATATGGAATTGGAGATATAATCCCCAAGAGTATGGTAAGAGACACCATAGACACAAAAGCGAATACTTTAAGGGTTATTGCGCAAGAAAGAGGTAGAACGATTGGAGATTTAGTCTTTGTTGAAGATTCAATGCCCAATCTAAAACCGTGCTACGAAGCAGGTGTAAAGAGTGTTCTCGCAGGATGGGGATATACAAACCAGACACAGCTTGGAGAAGCTAGACAAATGGATATTCCAATTGCAGAGAGTGTACAACATCTAGTGCAGATTTTGGAAAAAATGGCAAAGTATACTCAAAGACATAAATAATTGGACAATGTAGTCTTTTGCTATAAGAAGGACATAGTCTATTTCTTCTATCTTCTTTCCCCAACAATCAAGGCAGCTCCGACTGCTGGTGCATAGGGTGCATCAGGAACACGAACAACAGAGCAAGCAAAGAGCTGAGCAATCATCTCGATTTTCTCATAGATGAGAGGAATGGTTACTACTCTCCCACAGAGATAGAGTTGTTTCTCCTTCTTTAATTGTGCACCGAGGATACCTACCGAAGCAATGCCTTCTGCGACAAGGGTGACAATGGCATGAGCAATGTCTTCTTTTTTTGTGCTTGTTACTTTTCCAAAATTTGCTGCAGTAATCTCTGGAGGCAACATGCCGAGGGGACCACCAATAATATCCTGAATGGTGACATCAATTCGTGTGTTGTCTCCATTTTTTGCGAGAGTAGTAATCTTTTCAACATCTTCTGTTCCCAATAAGAGCTTTCCTAACCCTAATAATGTCCCACCACCAATTCCTGTTCCTCCAATATGAATACTTTCTTGGCTCTCTTGATAGACCATACAGGTTCCGGTTCCACAACTGAGAACTACTCCTTTTCCTTCACGTGCCAAAAATAATGCACCAGTACCAATAGCAACAATTTCACTAATGTGGTGCACCGGTAAAGTATGCTGTACAGCACTAGTTGAAGAATTTCCTCCAGTAATTGCCACTTTTCTTATCTGTGGATACTGTTTACAAAGCGCATCAATCAGCCGCGGAAGGGATTTATTGCTTTCTTTAATCCTGATCTCTTTCATGACGATTTTCTTTTCATGCATAACCACAAATTTCGTAGAGCTGTAACCAAGATCAATGCCAAGTATCATGCGTATCCTCTTTTTTCATATACCAAATAAATGACATAACCGCTATGATTGCAAGGATACCTATAAGTACGAATGCTCCGGTGGTAAATACAACTCCTGCTACGGTAAGTGTACCAGCAGTAAATCCTGCAATTCCTTCACCACCCATGACACCTGCTGCAATCAGAAGAACCGTGTGCGAGAGCGAACTATACTTTTTATCAACAATCCATCGGAGTAAAGCTCCTATTCCAAGGGGAATGGCAATGGCAAATCCAAGAAAAAGGCCAATTCCTAAGGGCATCATCAATACTTTGTTTCGTCTATTTTTTGGAAGGAGCATGTTGATGAGTTCCACTAAGAATGCAAGTCCAAAGCCAATCATAAAAGCGAGAGGATATGCAAAACCAAAGATGCTTCCAGCAACGAGCTGTGCTTGAGGAGCAGGCATGGTTGGTGTAAACAGTTGTGCCTGAAATCCTTGGAAGATGATATGGAGTACGAAGGGTGCAATAAGCCCGGCAACAACAACCGCAATAAGATCAACCCGTACAATATCAGAAATCCGAGTGCCGAGAATCTGTGCTGATTTGTAATCATGGCCAATGTCTCCTGCGACTGCACAAGCGACGCTGACAAAGGCAACAATAAGAAACGAAGCAAAGGGATCAAGGTTGATTGCTAGTAATCCATAGATGAGGGCAATAATTAATCCCACAAAGATACCGAACTGTTCTAAGGGATCAATGTTTGTCTCTCCGGTCATTCGTGCTGCTACAATAACCATAATCCATGTACCCAACACCGTGAG
This region of Candidatus Woesearchaeota archaeon genomic DNA includes:
- the corA gene encoding magnesium/cobalt transporter CorA, translating into MIDLFYLDGELKRADLKDLATLKDKKLWLDVTAITKDEAEQLKNILQLHPLTVEDLVKQNTRIKIEEFPDYLLCVFYGLRKNRSVELVELDIVINQTFLITNHLNEIPSFTRLKNAPDQLEPLLTKGPDFLLHKILDMEIDNFFPVLEELDDQIEQIEELVTKKPEPVLLTKILQLKRKIVLIKKVVIPQREKLSFLAKNEYRFITKKALPYFRDVYDHSIRVADTVDNYREAIGSTFDAYLSATSHNLNEIMKVLSIIATIALPLTVISGIYGTNFVVLPGANTSYGFWVMVGAMALLVTFMISLFRKRGWF
- a CDS encoding mechanosensitive ion channel family protein yields the protein MENIITVLRESTFTIFFILGILLLTFVVQRIVSKLLSRSFAKSSRILKVDPTHYRFFQHLTSAVIFIMGIGIAIYSVPSLRALSVSLFAGAGILAIIVGFASQQVFANVVSGIFITIFKPFRVGDRIRVGPEVKGIVEDINLRHVVVRDIETKRIIIVPNTLISSQNVENATLGSQKLCNIIDFSVSYDTHLDKAMKIMEEEALKHPSHIDNRTHDEVTKKEPIVPVRVIGLTDSGITLRTWVWAADPETGFTMSCDLYKNIKERFDSAGIEIPYPHRTIVYKNARMKNT